A stretch of Acidimicrobiales bacterium DNA encodes these proteins:
- a CDS encoding Rieske 2Fe-2S domain-containing protein has product MPVLSFDTRDTTVVVAGDRRWFLLPHRDGPLLVDGTCSHRGGPLWLGEVIEDGDAVRCPWHERCTGTRVLKRKAVPLVVRGAKATAVLPEGCERPVARRRL; this is encoded by the coding sequence GTGCCTGTCCTGAGCTTCGACACGCGGGACACCACGGTGGTCGTCGCCGGCGACCGCCGCTGGTTCCTGCTGCCCCACCGCGACGGGCCGCTCCTCGTGGACGGCACCTGCTCCCACCGGGGCGGCCCGCTGTGGCTGGGCGAGGTGATCGAGGACGGCGACGCCGTTCGCTGCCCCTGGCACGAGCGCTGCACCGGCACGCGGGTGCTGAAGCGCAAGGCCGTGCCGCTCGTGGTCAGGGGGGCGAAGGCGACCGCCGTCCTCCCCGAAGGCTGCGAGCGCCCTGTCGCGAGGAGGAGACTGTGA